Proteins from one Cryptomeria japonica chromosome 4, Sugi_1.0, whole genome shotgun sequence genomic window:
- the LOC131053461 gene encoding uncharacterized protein LOC131053461, with protein sequence MTALHYAFEGRIDKVIGVGIEIAQTLLRRCDKQSVYEFVNATDKSGRTALHSASEKGNARICELLTGHGASVTAQDNKNMTALHYAFEGKIEKVKGVGIEIAQALLRRCDEHSMYEFVSASSHRGRTALHGASEKGYKRICGALLDRGASVTAKDKEDMTALHYAFEGGIIEIAQVLLRRCDDTSMYEFVNVADKKGRTALHCASEKANAHICGLLADRGASVTTQDEKGMTALHYAVKAGSIEIPQVLLNRCDCWNAFNLSLSQTSVCHRQFYHASVVSSFTCTEHAVSRRKLMHRLLDN encoded by the coding sequence ATGACAGCTCTGCACTATGCATTTGAAGGAAGGATCGATAAAGTTATAGGTGTGGGCATAGAGATTGCACAAACTTTGCTACGAAGGTGTGATAAGCAAAGTGTATACGAGTTTGTCAATGCCACTGATAAGAGTGGGAGGACTGCTCTTCACAGTGCTTCAGAAAAAGGGAACGCACGTATCTGTGAACTGCTTACTGGTCACGGTGCCTCAGTGACTGCTCAAGACAATAAGAATATGACAGCCCTGCATTATGCATTTGAAGGAAAGATTGAAAAAGTTAAAGGTGTAGGAATAGAGATTGCGCAAGCTTTGCTACGCAGATGTGATGAGCACAGTATGTATGAGTTCGTCAGTGCGTCAAGTCATAGAGGGAGGACAGCTCTTCACGGTGCTTCAGAGAAAGGATACAAACGTATCTGTGGAGCGCTTCTTGATCGTGGTGCTTCAGTAACTGCTAAAGACAAAGAGGATATGACAGCCCTGCACTATGCATTTGAAGGAGGGATTATAGAGATTGCACAAGTTTTGCTACGGAGGTGTGATGACACAAGTATGTATGAGTTTGTCAATGTTGCAGATAAGAAAGGGAGGACTGCTCTTCACTGCGCTTCAGAGAAAGCAAATGCACACATATGTGGACTTCTTGCTGATCGTGGCGCTTCAGTGACTACTCAGGACGAAAAGGGTATGACAGCTCTGCACTATGCAGTAAAAGCAGGAAGTATAGAGATTCCACAAGTTTTGTTAAACAGGTGTGATTGTTGGAATGCATTTAATTTATCCCTATCGCAAACTTCAGTCTGCCACCGTCAGTTCTACCATGCATCTGTAGTTAGTTCATTTACATGCACCGAACATGCAGTGTCGCGCAGGAAACTCATGCATAGGCTACTAGATAATTAG